The proteins below come from a single Microbacterium sp. SLBN-154 genomic window:
- a CDS encoding DUF5655 domain-containing protein, translated as MNLEEYLVDHADSRGLLNALRAVILGVGTVTEELSKSQLAFRAGRTFAIAWAPGQYLGERGAPLVLSLALPERDENPRWKEVVEPRAGVFMHHLELRAVDEIDDEVRAWITRAYVAAR; from the coding sequence ATGAATCTGGAGGAGTACCTCGTTGACCACGCCGACTCTCGCGGGCTCCTCAACGCGCTGCGGGCTGTGATCCTCGGGGTGGGAACGGTGACGGAGGAGTTGTCCAAGAGCCAGCTGGCATTCCGTGCCGGACGAACGTTCGCGATCGCGTGGGCACCCGGTCAATACCTGGGAGAACGCGGCGCGCCGCTGGTGCTTTCGCTGGCGCTGCCCGAGCGCGACGAGAACCCGAGGTGGAAGGAGGTGGTCGAACCGCGGGCAGGTGTGTTCATGCACCATCTCGAGTTGCGTGCCGTCGATGAGATCGATGACGAGGTAAGGGCCTGGATTACGCGCGCGTACGTGGCTGCCCGGTAG
- a CDS encoding nucleotidyltransferase, with product MSVFDAFGAFQTKVNADVESVREARRRRDVFRAAFSKEEDVLEVVSSGSLARGTQKDPIHDVDLILIYSADDHPEWGNPGASAAAALDHVRGRVNTLLGATDGSHDKVVRLARWRNHAVKCFLDDPNDESGFTVDVMPALRVGDHLMIPEAASEDWVHCDPESLIAAVATKHSEWNKFAGTIRMLKRWASDQDIKIKSLVMEVLALDHLPTSSNQPAAVKQFFVAATYAIEGYEEVTDPAGYCGPIQGDLDYDEFAKRLRGARDHAIQAIQASSNNDADTALWHWGQIFGADFPHDPNPVKAAPAMVAPRPVKDTPQG from the coding sequence ATGAGCGTTTTCGATGCGTTTGGTGCGTTCCAAACGAAGGTCAACGCGGACGTCGAGTCCGTGCGCGAAGCGCGCCGGCGCCGGGATGTATTTCGCGCCGCGTTCTCAAAGGAGGAGGACGTTCTCGAAGTCGTTTCGTCGGGCTCTCTGGCTCGCGGGACTCAGAAGGATCCAATCCACGACGTAGACCTGATCCTGATTTACAGCGCCGATGATCACCCAGAGTGGGGAAACCCGGGCGCGTCCGCGGCGGCGGCATTGGACCACGTTCGCGGCCGAGTGAACACTCTGCTGGGCGCCACTGACGGGAGCCATGACAAAGTGGTGCGACTGGCTCGCTGGCGGAATCACGCTGTGAAATGCTTCCTCGATGACCCGAATGATGAGTCGGGGTTCACTGTCGACGTCATGCCGGCGCTCCGAGTCGGCGACCACCTGATGATCCCCGAGGCCGCTTCGGAGGACTGGGTGCACTGCGACCCCGAGTCGCTGATTGCGGCCGTAGCCACGAAGCACAGCGAGTGGAACAAGTTCGCTGGCACGATCCGGATGCTTAAGCGGTGGGCGAGCGACCAGGACATCAAGATCAAGTCCCTCGTGATGGAGGTCCTCGCTCTCGATCATCTTCCTACCAGCTCGAATCAGCCGGCCGCAGTCAAGCAGTTCTTCGTTGCTGCGACGTATGCGATTGAGGGCTACGAGGAAGTGACCGACCCGGCAGGCTATTGCGGGCCCATCCAGGGAGATCTCGACTACGACGAGTTCGCGAAACGATTGCGCGGGGCGCGTGATCACGCTATCCAAGCAATCCAGGCATCGTCCAATAACGACGCGGACACTGCTCTGTGGCACTGGGGTCAGATCTTTGGTGCAGACTTCCCGCACGACCCAAACCCGGTCAAGGCTGCACCGGCGATGGTCGCACCGCGCCCGGTCAAGGACACTCCTCAGGGATGA
- a CDS encoding HesA/MoeB/ThiF family protein, translating into MRNAPHVMVPRDALSKIASSLERSGDLAFRHVPSDDLFVVSVVETAPSVRQQVDIPRQYSALRSGDALFHGKWVRTPGGLANLTHLQLLQRPGTMLPHEDATSLFGVSINPGAQISLVLTHDSALPEELRKAGVQEFAGWAVTREGAFPYPTSLEPEILGLSQLSGLWPLAETASLSIAVVGCGSIGSVAADALAGYGVGALHLIDNDRLLWHNLIRHRLGPESVGRFKSAALADAIQERWTNDNVVSHPIDVVRSADVFRSVIREVNLVLCAADGIAPRRVVSHAARRAGVPAVLACVLDQGAIGEIVRLRPSPRFGCLLCLRAQLAGEGAMDAEADQELAYGTGEVHQPMTASPGDLQAVGIFAAKAAIATHLESRYGDSSQLLPGEHAVLGLRPQRDLVPPFNLEHAGEVRWSSIPPPREGCPTCNP; encoded by the coding sequence ATGAGAAACGCGCCGCATGTGATGGTTCCCCGCGACGCGCTGAGTAAGATCGCGTCGTCGCTGGAGCGTTCCGGCGACCTTGCCTTCCGCCACGTGCCGTCCGACGACCTATTCGTGGTCTCGGTCGTCGAGACCGCGCCCAGTGTCAGGCAGCAGGTGGACATCCCGAGGCAGTACTCGGCCTTACGGTCGGGCGATGCGCTGTTCCATGGCAAGTGGGTAAGAACCCCGGGCGGTCTCGCCAATCTCACTCATCTCCAGCTTCTGCAACGCCCCGGGACGATGTTGCCGCACGAGGATGCCACAAGCCTGTTCGGGGTCTCCATCAACCCCGGTGCCCAGATCTCGCTCGTCCTTACTCATGATTCCGCCCTGCCGGAGGAACTCCGAAAGGCAGGCGTGCAGGAGTTTGCGGGGTGGGCGGTGACTCGCGAAGGGGCATTCCCCTACCCGACTTCCTTGGAGCCCGAGATTCTTGGTCTCTCACAGTTGAGCGGGCTGTGGCCGTTGGCTGAAACTGCGTCCCTTTCCATCGCTGTCGTCGGGTGCGGAAGCATCGGCAGCGTCGCTGCTGATGCGCTCGCAGGGTACGGCGTCGGCGCGTTGCATCTCATCGACAATGACCGTCTCCTGTGGCATAACCTCATTCGCCACCGGCTAGGCCCGGAAAGCGTCGGTCGGTTCAAATCGGCCGCTCTGGCTGACGCGATACAGGAGCGCTGGACAAACGACAACGTCGTCTCACACCCCATCGACGTCGTTCGCTCGGCCGACGTCTTTCGCAGTGTCATCCGCGAAGTTAACCTCGTCTTGTGCGCAGCGGACGGTATAGCGCCGCGTCGGGTTGTCAGTCACGCCGCTCGGCGAGCAGGGGTTCCGGCCGTCTTGGCCTGCGTCCTCGACCAAGGGGCAATCGGCGAGATCGTACGACTTCGCCCGTCGCCGCGCTTCGGATGCCTCTTGTGTCTGCGGGCGCAGCTGGCTGGAGAGGGCGCAATGGACGCCGAGGCAGATCAGGAACTCGCCTACGGGACCGGCGAGGTTCATCAGCCCATGACGGCGTCTCCTGGAGACCTGCAGGCCGTTGGGATCTTCGCAGCGAAGGCGGCTATCGCCACGCATCTCGAATCACGGTACGGCGACAGTTCACAACTATTGCCGGGTGAGCACGCGGTTCTCGGATTGCGACCTCAACGCGACCTCGTTCCCCCTTTCAACCTTGAGCACGCCGGAGAAGTCCGGTGGTCGTCGATCCCGCCGCCGCGGGAAGGATGCCCAACATGCAATCCGTAG
- a CDS encoding Mov34/MPN/PAD-1 family protein, with product MQSVVPIRITRSALRLIASEAVASSDGRETGGVLLGISDGEHITIRHAGGPGPGARRTPMTFDRDLVYAQDLADEAWARDRSQWIGEWHTHSSGPLFPSPRDISSYLTHLADAELGFTQFVSVIVGPPTPEGTPISGWIVRSAQTVASPIEAIEEDDSHAH from the coding sequence ATGCAATCCGTAGTCCCGATAAGGATCACGCGCTCAGCGCTGCGACTCATAGCGAGCGAAGCGGTCGCGTCCTCGGACGGTAGAGAGACCGGCGGCGTACTGTTGGGGATTTCCGACGGCGAGCACATCACGATCCGCCATGCTGGCGGTCCAGGTCCTGGCGCCAGGAGAACGCCGATGACATTCGACCGCGATCTCGTCTACGCGCAGGATCTCGCAGACGAGGCGTGGGCACGAGATCGAAGTCAATGGATTGGTGAGTGGCACACCCACTCAAGCGGGCCGCTCTTCCCGAGCCCGCGCGACATCAGCTCATACCTCACTCATCTTGCGGACGCCGAACTCGGATTCACTCAGTTCGTATCAGTAATCGTCGGCCCGCCGACGCCCGAGGGAACGCCGATATCTGGGTGGATAGTGCGGTCGGCGCAGACCGTCGCATCGCCGATAGAAGCCATCGAGGAGGACGATTCGCATGCCCACTGA
- a CDS encoding SAVED domain-containing protein produces MPTDPDSVNPRDPVFVSYRHSDGKPIAAELTWLLRAAGIPVWRDVDDLPPGDTRERLQQAIDDGISGAVIVVTPEIAASPVVREVEAPRLLDLHRSRPAFALGIVNDVHRPDGELDYSAPDRLLGLERSELKGVDQRETTRPGLVEMAKQMLWHRIASLRPEILSESRAIRISIQTRNTPQVYDRTDADLDVRLRPSTHEKLPSRAGLLDLMETAPFLPDAVTRSAAHGLHIEGGAHLSVAVALGAIIPSTRIGPVTVTDGRGDDWRSTTEAQIPDPERLRVLGRFAGHRPLPEDRRADVAAYVDLQTPPSNAAFEKFLRDHDAILTDWVHIAAVHDGLLDVGDAGNLAAEAAARLRELSMSNGNARVHLMFRGPFAVATLIGRLTNTLRITSYEYDESQSLSAPFVGPRYEPVLEIRASTPTGAIQEVVVPDHA; encoded by the coding sequence ATGCCCACTGACCCTGATTCCGTCAACCCGCGTGACCCCGTCTTTGTCTCGTACCGACACTCCGACGGCAAGCCCATCGCGGCAGAGCTGACGTGGTTGCTGCGTGCCGCGGGGATCCCTGTCTGGCGCGATGTCGATGACCTTCCCCCCGGAGACACACGAGAGCGTCTCCAGCAGGCGATAGATGACGGCATTTCCGGAGCGGTCATCGTAGTCACTCCTGAGATCGCCGCTAGCCCGGTGGTCAGAGAAGTCGAAGCTCCCCGCTTGCTTGACCTACATCGATCTCGACCGGCATTCGCGTTAGGCATCGTCAACGACGTGCACCGGCCCGACGGAGAGCTTGACTACAGTGCGCCCGACCGACTGCTGGGGCTTGAGAGGTCTGAACTCAAGGGTGTCGACCAGCGTGAGACGACGCGGCCTGGCCTGGTGGAGATGGCGAAGCAAATGCTGTGGCATCGAATCGCGTCGCTCCGTCCGGAGATTCTTTCGGAGTCGCGAGCCATTCGTATTTCTATACAGACGCGAAATACGCCGCAGGTGTATGACCGCACTGATGCTGACCTGGATGTTCGACTTCGCCCCTCGACCCACGAAAAGCTGCCGAGCAGGGCGGGCCTCTTGGACCTCATGGAAACGGCTCCATTCCTACCAGACGCTGTCACCCGCTCCGCCGCGCACGGTCTCCACATCGAGGGTGGTGCACACCTGTCGGTAGCCGTCGCACTCGGAGCAATCATCCCGTCGACTCGAATCGGGCCGGTGACCGTCACAGATGGACGCGGTGACGACTGGCGCAGCACCACTGAGGCGCAGATCCCTGACCCTGAGCGTTTGCGCGTTCTTGGCCGATTTGCCGGTCACCGTCCCCTGCCCGAAGACCGACGTGCCGACGTGGCGGCATACGTAGACCTTCAAACTCCACCCAGCAACGCCGCATTTGAGAAGTTCCTACGTGACCATGACGCCATCCTCACCGATTGGGTGCATATCGCCGCCGTCCACGACGGTTTACTCGATGTAGGCGACGCTGGCAACCTCGCCGCGGAAGCAGCGGCCAGGCTCCGCGAGCTTTCTATGTCCAACGGGAACGCACGAGTGCACCTCATGTTCCGGGGTCCGTTTGCGGTCGCCACGCTTATCGGCCGTCTGACAAACACGCTCCGAATCACGTCGTACGAGTATGACGAGTCGCAGTCCCTGAGCGCCCCATTCGTCGGGCCGCGCTACGAGCCCGTCTTGGAGATACGAGCGTCGACACCAACAGGGGCCATCCAAGAAGTCGTAGTGCCCGACCACGCCTGA
- a CDS encoding allantoate amidohydrolase: MDRARVTRASVMTPAERVMARCDELARISSAEGGIERVYLSPEHARVNRLVAEWMREAGMTTRQDAAGNLIGRAGPAAGEAPALVLGSHLDTVPDAGRYDGIAGVLMAIEVVRALRAETLPFALEVVAFWDEEGTRFGRALLGSSAAAGVWDPTWWELTDAAGATLREAFLDFGLDPGRIGDAARASGDLVGYLEAHIEQGPELDEGDEPLAVVSSIASARRFRLDIAGEARHAGGTPYDRRRDALLGAAEIALAVERVCRAEHHIVGTVGELQIHPGAINVVPGDAHLSLDLRGEFDGDRDRVWRVIQDEVGAVTARRGLTWSAREVHEASAVFCDPLLQDVVGEGIRSVSPFRSGEAPTLFSRAGHDGMAFAAVTGVGMLFLRNPNGISHHPEEAVSGTDVDLGIRALAAAVRARAVA; the protein is encoded by the coding sequence GTGGACCGCGCACGCGTGACGCGCGCGAGCGTGATGACGCCGGCCGAGCGCGTGATGGCGCGGTGCGATGAGCTCGCGCGCATCAGCAGCGCCGAGGGCGGCATCGAGCGGGTGTACCTCTCGCCCGAGCACGCGCGGGTGAACCGGCTGGTGGCGGAGTGGATGCGCGAAGCGGGCATGACCACGAGACAGGATGCCGCGGGCAACCTCATCGGGCGGGCGGGGCCGGCGGCGGGTGAGGCGCCGGCGCTCGTGCTCGGCTCGCACCTCGACACCGTGCCCGATGCGGGCCGCTACGACGGGATCGCCGGCGTGCTCATGGCCATCGAGGTGGTGCGCGCGCTGCGTGCGGAAACGCTGCCGTTCGCGCTCGAGGTCGTCGCGTTCTGGGATGAGGAGGGCACGCGGTTCGGCCGCGCGCTGCTCGGGTCGTCGGCAGCCGCGGGCGTGTGGGACCCGACCTGGTGGGAGCTGACGGATGCCGCGGGCGCGACGCTGCGCGAGGCGTTCCTCGACTTCGGTCTTGACCCGGGACGCATCGGCGACGCCGCGCGCGCCTCGGGCGACCTCGTCGGATACCTCGAGGCGCATATCGAGCAGGGCCCCGAGCTCGACGAGGGCGACGAGCCTCTCGCAGTGGTGTCGTCGATCGCGTCGGCGCGCCGGTTCCGGCTCGACATCGCCGGCGAGGCCCGGCATGCCGGCGGCACTCCCTACGACCGGCGGCGTGACGCATTGCTCGGAGCGGCCGAGATCGCGCTCGCGGTCGAGCGGGTGTGCCGCGCCGAGCACCACATCGTCGGCACGGTCGGCGAGCTGCAGATCCACCCCGGGGCGATCAACGTGGTGCCCGGCGACGCGCACCTCTCGTTGGACCTCCGCGGCGAGTTCGACGGCGACCGCGACCGGGTGTGGCGGGTGATCCAAGACGAGGTCGGTGCGGTCACGGCGCGCCGAGGCCTGACGTGGTCGGCGCGAGAGGTGCACGAGGCGTCGGCGGTGTTCTGCGACCCGCTGCTGCAGGACGTGGTCGGCGAGGGGATCCGGTCGGTGTCGCCTTTCCGCTCAGGGGAGGCGCCGACGCTCTTCAGTCGCGCCGGCCACGACGGCATGGCCTTCGCGGCCGTGACGGGGGTCGGCATGCTCTTCCTCCGCAACCCCAACGGCATCAGCCATCACCCCGAGGAGGCCGTGTCGGGCACCGACGTCGACCTCGGCATCCGTGCGCTGGCCGCGGCGGTGCGTGCCCGGGCGGTCGCCTGA